In Pecten maximus chromosome 10, xPecMax1.1, whole genome shotgun sequence, one genomic interval encodes:
- the LOC117336512 gene encoding glutathione hydrolase 1 proenzyme-like encodes MGQEDDFIPNQSRNRRNGSWVTKRPVLIVGLCLTFVVIYTVALTLGIVLSHQRSDGHTANVRKITIAVGAVVSDHETCSEIGRDMLARNGSAVDAAIAALLCDGLMSAHSMGIGGGSFFAIYDSKTRQTRTINARETAPSALTYSLNTQRSVNSKVLSIGVPGEIRGYWEAHKSYGRLPWADLFQPTINLAENGHYLSQPVHRAFRVLKQKFNMDFANNTEFCKIYCDDTGQIAPEGAIIKNPRLARTLRGIAENGPSYLYEGPIADTIIREIQEKGGVMTKKDLAEYTPIVEDGIAVDLGDVTLLTMGAPSGGPVLGLILNILKGVLHLGKSDMATPNKRSATFHALVEATKLAYGDRWQLADPAFVPDVKQVVDRMISDSYASFLRKEKLDMRRTHEWSYYTNKTYQPKDHGTVHVSVLAPDGSAVSVTSSINYYFGSGILSESTGIIWNNEMSDFSKTNPRNFVEPGKRPLSSMVPAIFVDKSGEVQVIVGGSRWRHHHACRNGGFRFPTLSEGQCR; translated from the exons ATGGGACAGGAGGATGA ttTCATTCCAAATCAATCTAGAAATCGAAGGAATGGTTCATGGGTTACAAAACGTCCAGTACTAATTGTCGGACTTTGTCTGACCTTTGTTGTCATCTACACCGTTGCTTTGACGCTTGGAATTGTACTTTCTCACCAACGGAGTGATGGACACACGGCAAACGTCCGAAAGATCACGATTGCTGTTGGCGCAGTTGTCAGTGACCATGAGACGTGTTCAGAAATCGGACG AGACATGTTGGCGAGAAACGGGTCTGCAGTTGACGCCGCAATTGCTGCACTTCTCTGTGACGGGCTGATGTCAGCACATAGTATGGGGATAGGGGGAG GAAGCTTCTTCGCCATCTACGATTCCAAAACTAGACAGACCAGGACAATAAACGCCAGAGAAACAGCTCCCTCAGCGCTCACATATAGTCTAAATACACAAAGGAGTGTGAACAGCA AAGTCCTGTCGAtaggagtacccggggaaatCCGTGGATATTGGGAAGCCCATAAGAGTTATGGACGACTGCCGTGGGCGGACCTTTTTCAACCTACTATAAATCTGGCTGAGAACGGCCACTACCTCTCCCAACCTGTTCACAGAGCATTTAGGGTCCTCAAGCAGAAATTCAACATGGATTTCGCTAACAACACGGAGTTCTG TAAGATATATTGTGACGACACTGGACAAATAGCACCCGAAGGAGCCATCATCAAGAACCCACGTCTGGCCCGGACCCTGAGAGGGATCGCTGAAAATGGACCGTCCTACTTATATGAAGGGCCGATAGCCGATACAATTATTCGAGAAATTCAAGAAAAAG GTGGTGTTATGACGAAAAAAGACCTCGCGGAGTATACCCCGATTGTGGAAGATGGTATTGCCGTAGATCTTGGTGACGTCACGTTGCTAACCATGGGTGCCCCTAGCGGTGGACCAGTTTTAGGTCTCATCTTAAATATACTGAAAG GAGTGCTTCATCTTGGGAAATCCGACATGGCTACACCTAACAAGCGCTCTGCTACTTTCCATGCTTTGGTGGAAGCCACGAAGCTAGCGTATGGCGATAGATGGCAGCTGGCTGACCCGGCTTTTGTGCCAGACGTGAAGCAG GTTGTTGATAGAATGATTTCTGATTCGTACGCATCGTTTCTGAGGAAGGAAAAACTGGACATGCGCAGAACACACGAGTGGTCGTATTACACCAATAAAACTTACCAGCCGAAAGACCACGGTACTGTGCATGTGTCAGTTCTAGCTCCGGACGGAAGTGCTGTTTCTGTGACAAGTAGCATCAATTATTA TTTTGGATCAGGAATTTTATCCGAATCTACTGGAATAATTTGGAATAACGAAATGTCCGATTTTTCTAAG ACCAACCCTCGTAATTTTGTCGAGCCAGGTAAGCGGCCTCTGTCGTCGATGGTTCCCGCCATATTTGTGGACAAATCCGGGGAGGTACAAGTAATAGTCGGTGGTAGCAGGTGGCGCCACCATCACGCCTGCCGTAATGGAG GTTTCCGCTTTCCTACTCTATCTGAAGGACAGTGTCGATGA